Proteins encoded together in one uncultured Desulfosarcina sp. window:
- a CDS encoding DUF3786 domain-containing protein, which yields MTRTANGSVYDETYRNYLEQLRTRKFAGKEDVLGVAVEGETVVVPYFAAPVRLTAGGLKDDAGRRPDFSDCVVVCRYLLMCPPFEPKQKDWSAYRDFPDAGPLTVFWSDAVEKPLARTFAGRVDALRKACDALGGVDPEMGIACDLSRRFSPLPKVPLLLVFNDAEDGFPAAASVLFEKRASTYLDAESQAILGHALSRRLIAASER from the coding sequence ATGACCCGGACTGCGAACGGATCGGTTTACGACGAAACCTACCGAAACTATTTGGAACAGCTTCGAACCAGAAAATTTGCCGGCAAGGAAGACGTTTTAGGCGTCGCCGTGGAAGGCGAAACGGTGGTGGTGCCATATTTCGCGGCACCCGTTCGATTGACCGCCGGCGGGTTGAAAGACGATGCCGGGCGTCGGCCCGATTTTTCCGACTGCGTGGTGGTGTGCCGCTACCTGCTCATGTGCCCGCCATTCGAGCCGAAGCAGAAAGATTGGTCGGCCTACCGCGATTTCCCCGATGCCGGCCCGCTGACGGTTTTCTGGTCTGATGCCGTGGAGAAGCCGCTGGCCAGGACATTCGCCGGCAGGGTCGATGCGCTGCGAAAGGCCTGTGACGCGCTGGGCGGCGTCGATCCGGAGATGGGCATCGCCTGCGACCTGTCCCGGCGTTTCTCGCCGCTGCCCAAAGTACCCCTGCTGCTGGTGTTCAACGACGCCGAGGACGGCTTTCCGGCCGCCGCCTCGGTGCTGTTCGAAAAGCGAGCCTCAACCTACCTGGATGCCGAGAGTCAGGCCATTTTGGGCCATGCCCTGTCCAGACGGCTGATCGCCGCTTCGGAAAGATGA
- a CDS encoding GNA1162 family protein: protein MISSVRFPILIVLSVMLLACSYEQQYIRHDQIQARARYVAVLPMVNLSSYPHAGRIVGDILTTELYAQSGFHLMEQSLVISRLRQNALEIDDALDKTEVLDAARELGVDTVIYGSVSEYRYKRGLNEDPVVGVNLRMIDAKSKKVLWAGSKSKTGGCFWFCEDSLNRLAQEVCNDLVAEMVAQ from the coding sequence ATGATTTCATCCGTCAGGTTTCCGATTTTGATAGTACTTTCCGTTATGCTACTGGCTTGCAGCTACGAGCAGCAATACATCCGCCATGACCAGATTCAGGCGCGCGCCCGTTACGTGGCGGTGTTGCCCATGGTGAACTTGTCGTCCTATCCCCACGCCGGCCGCATCGTCGGCGACATTTTGACCACCGAACTGTATGCCCAGTCCGGGTTTCACCTCATGGAGCAGTCCCTGGTCATCAGCCGGCTTCGGCAAAACGCCCTGGAGATCGACGATGCGCTGGATAAAACCGAGGTTCTGGATGCGGCCAGGGAATTGGGCGTCGACACCGTGATCTACGGTTCGGTCAGCGAATACCGCTACAAACGGGGGCTGAACGAAGACCCGGTGGTGGGCGTCAACCTGCGCATGATCGATGCAAAAAGCAAGAAGGTGTTGTGGGCGGGAAGTAAATCGAAAACCGGAGGATGCTTCTGGTTTTGCGAAGACTCGCTCAACCGCCTGGCCCAGGAGGTCTGCAATGACCTCGTGGCCGAGATGGTTGCCCAATAG
- a CDS encoding endo alpha-1,4 polygalactosaminidase: MKQSRCVVLFALWIAAAVLLPVAAGADDSRPVVDNWLCYYGDVFGPEIYTRFDLVVLDSRHHPPLPETDDHPPILGYLSVGEVDGKGPYWEKVRQADFLVKENQAWNSWIVDVRDHAWQRLLLEDAIPEIFEKGFDGLFLDTFDSSLYLLDLPDGERYRGVEKALLAIIIAIKSTYPDKWIVVNRGLAILPDIAPWIDFVVYEDLYSYYDHQTRRYEKVSATSREELMPFIEKGLAANPDLGLLSIDYASVDQPELAMEAIRFARKKGFIPYVSNVELDQIFLYTLNR, translated from the coding sequence GTGAAACAGTCTCGATGCGTGGTTCTTTTTGCCTTATGGATCGCCGCGGCGGTTTTGCTGCCGGTGGCGGCAGGGGCCGATGATTCGCGGCCGGTTGTCGACAACTGGCTGTGCTACTACGGCGATGTGTTCGGCCCGGAAATTTACACCCGTTTCGACCTAGTGGTCCTGGACAGCCGCCATCACCCGCCGCTGCCCGAAACCGACGATCACCCGCCGATCCTCGGCTACCTGTCGGTGGGCGAGGTGGACGGCAAGGGGCCCTATTGGGAAAAAGTTCGCCAGGCGGACTTCCTGGTGAAGGAAAATCAAGCCTGGAATTCCTGGATCGTTGACGTCCGGGATCACGCCTGGCAGCGCCTGCTGCTGGAAGATGCCATCCCGGAAATTTTCGAAAAAGGCTTCGACGGTCTTTTCCTGGATACCTTCGATTCCAGCCTGTACCTTCTCGATCTGCCCGACGGCGAACGCTATCGGGGAGTCGAGAAAGCGCTGCTCGCCATCATCATCGCTATCAAATCCACCTATCCGGATAAATGGATTGTCGTGAACCGGGGCCTTGCGATCCTGCCGGACATCGCCCCCTGGATCGATTTCGTCGTTTATGAAGACCTTTACAGCTATTACGACCATCAGACCCGGAGATACGAAAAAGTTTCCGCTACATCCCGCGAAGAACTCATGCCGTTTATCGAAAAGGGCCTTGCCGCCAATCCGGACCTGGGCCTGCTCAGTATTGACTATGCCTCCGTCGATCAGCCTGAACTAGCCATGGAAGCGATCCGTTTCGCCAGAAAGAAGGGGTTCATTCCATATGTCAGCAACGTCGAACTGGATCAGATTTTTTTGTATACCCTTAATCGCTAG
- a CDS encoding tetratricopeptide repeat protein has product MNIKPWQILCFLAVIIGTSILVFPGRKEMLPRFIENGDYGSARAILEKMLADSPLDTFANNEAVRLDLLEGHPDRAIDRLESLDQRSSLTADQWERLAVLYEWGRRPQKALGAWERLLGKEPGNRAALIRLIGYYRYRGDFDGESRAIVRLIRLEGADGKWRENGKRLADLIAAQLNQLNVPDAPEPVEPLTAMLASGLYQLYERGMDRPADGDPSASTEIYRCLEQFVWTGHPALGRAFAQRADRAWQTGIEQALRLVEVLGWSRMDREALDLLGQLREKAPEDQRVLMAMARIADRMADPAAGIALYEELIRLDPAEPVFRQRLAALALQTGQTATLFDDYERRYAATANPRLIHEMLELALPSGDPDLQMRALRFVEQAGADDPRSLKLRANLYLSLDQPENAYPLLKLLATGPGATAADLESMLRVAGYTDRPAIMVDALASLEQAHPDDPALLDRIAGGWLSADHPREAYRTMRRLTALTGNRPGNIRRTLDMAWHTGDPDLIGQAAAWAMELAPDEPFVSDGTIRLYLSIGQPEKAYAIKAAQVRRQRAVSQVPSLLALAESTGRLELMADAIGIGLTLAPQNPDLLRRMARFELARSKEPEAIAAFERYLRLKPGDQEARLQLAQLYEWQNQPEKALDLYRRIVRDDPRNKAAADALARLTNPPAVGRQTLALLKKRVDDDPQNAALALAAGRALVAEGQLKEGGIYLQRAADLAPEDPAIWLELADVYEWTGQTDRLIDVLDRLAASGSLDRRRTLLLADAYLARRHWSRAAALLQPLTKQAAIPHREGLMLLEAYSRTDRHKEAEDLILRLKAENASDPVFLADLGQQAQWGRRLDLALDIFEAVLRQDPENLKALKGSGQVYAWTGRPESAIRFLKTYNRLFPEDHETRYLLGEVYLAVHRDAEAQKEFRAAKRLIEAAKAENGTAAGPTVRKGTWP; this is encoded by the coding sequence TTGAATATTAAACCCTGGCAAATCCTTTGTTTTCTGGCCGTCATCATCGGGACGTCGATCCTGGTTTTCCCCGGCCGGAAAGAGATGCTGCCCCGCTTTATCGAAAACGGCGACTACGGCAGCGCCCGGGCCATACTCGAAAAGATGTTGGCCGACTCACCGCTGGACACGTTTGCCAACAACGAGGCCGTGCGCCTGGATCTCTTGGAGGGCCATCCCGACAGGGCCATCGACCGGCTGGAATCCCTGGACCAGCGATCGTCGCTGACAGCAGACCAATGGGAGCGGCTGGCGGTGCTTTACGAATGGGGGCGCCGGCCGCAAAAGGCCCTGGGCGCCTGGGAGCGGCTGCTGGGAAAAGAGCCCGGCAACCGGGCCGCCTTGATCAGGTTGATCGGATACTATCGCTACCGAGGGGATTTTGACGGAGAAAGCCGCGCCATCGTCCGTCTCATCCGCCTGGAAGGGGCCGACGGCAAGTGGCGGGAAAATGGGAAACGGCTTGCCGACCTGATCGCGGCCCAGCTCAATCAGCTCAACGTGCCCGACGCACCGGAGCCGGTCGAGCCGTTGACAGCCATGCTGGCCAGCGGCCTTTACCAGCTTTACGAAAGAGGAATGGATCGACCGGCCGACGGCGATCCATCCGCGTCAACTGAGATCTACCGCTGCCTGGAGCAGTTCGTCTGGACCGGGCACCCGGCTCTCGGCCGGGCCTTTGCCCAGCGTGCCGATCGTGCGTGGCAAACGGGGATCGAGCAGGCGCTGCGCCTGGTGGAAGTGTTGGGCTGGAGCCGGATGGATCGAGAGGCGCTGGATCTTCTCGGGCAACTGCGTGAAAAAGCCCCGGAGGATCAGCGGGTGCTGATGGCCATGGCCCGAATCGCGGACCGGATGGCCGATCCGGCGGCCGGCATCGCCTTGTATGAAGAACTGATCCGCCTGGATCCGGCCGAGCCCGTTTTCCGGCAGCGGCTGGCGGCGCTGGCCCTGCAAACCGGACAGACGGCAACACTGTTCGACGACTACGAAAGGCGGTATGCGGCCACTGCCAACCCGAGGCTGATTCACGAAATGCTGGAACTGGCCCTGCCATCGGGAGACCCGGACCTTCAGATGCGCGCGTTGCGTTTTGTCGAGCAGGCCGGCGCGGACGACCCGCGATCCCTGAAACTGCGCGCCAATCTTTATCTGTCCCTGGACCAGCCCGAAAACGCTTATCCGCTGCTCAAGCTTCTGGCCACCGGACCCGGAGCAACGGCGGCGGATCTCGAATCCATGCTCCGGGTGGCCGGCTACACTGACCGCCCGGCCATCATGGTCGACGCCCTGGCTTCGCTGGAGCAGGCGCATCCGGACGACCCGGCCCTGCTCGATCGCATCGCCGGCGGCTGGTTGAGCGCCGATCACCCGCGGGAAGCCTACCGCACCATGCGGCGCCTGACCGCGCTGACCGGCAACCGGCCCGGCAATATCCGCCGGACCCTGGACATGGCCTGGCACACCGGCGACCCGGATCTGATCGGCCAAGCGGCTGCCTGGGCTATGGAACTGGCGCCCGACGAGCCGTTCGTTTCCGACGGCACCATCCGCCTCTACCTTTCCATCGGCCAGCCCGAAAAAGCCTATGCGATAAAGGCCGCTCAGGTCCGCCGGCAGCGGGCCGTCTCGCAGGTTCCGTCGCTTCTGGCCCTGGCCGAATCCACGGGGCGGCTGGAGCTGATGGCCGATGCCATCGGCATCGGGCTGACGCTGGCGCCGCAGAACCCCGATCTGCTGCGCCGCATGGCCCGGTTTGAACTGGCCCGGTCCAAGGAGCCCGAAGCCATCGCCGCTTTCGAGCGTTATCTCCGCCTGAAACCCGGCGACCAGGAGGCGCGCCTGCAGCTGGCCCAGCTTTACGAATGGCAGAACCAACCCGAAAAGGCCCTGGACCTCTACCGCCGGATCGTTCGTGACGACCCGCGCAACAAGGCGGCCGCCGATGCGCTGGCCCGGCTGACGAACCCGCCCGCCGTAGGCCGACAAACTCTGGCCCTGCTCAAAAAGCGGGTCGATGACGATCCGCAAAACGCCGCGCTGGCCCTGGCTGCCGGACGGGCCCTGGTAGCCGAGGGACAACTCAAGGAGGGCGGCATCTATCTGCAGCGGGCTGCCGATCTGGCCCCGGAAGACCCGGCCATCTGGCTCGAGCTGGCCGATGTATACGAATGGACCGGCCAGACCGACCGGTTGATCGACGTTCTCGACCGCCTGGCCGCCAGCGGCAGCCTGGATCGCCGCCGCACCCTTCTGCTCGCCGATGCCTACCTGGCCCGCCGGCACTGGTCCCGGGCCGCGGCGCTGTTGCAGCCCCTTACGAAGCAGGCTGCGATTCCCCACCGGGAAGGGCTCATGCTTCTCGAAGCCTATTCGCGTACCGACCGCCATAAAGAGGCCGAAGACCTCATCCTGCGGCTGAAGGCGGAAAACGCAAGTGATCCGGTTTTTCTGGCTGATCTGGGCCAGCAGGCCCAATGGGGCCGGCGCCTGGATCTGGCTCTCGATATCTTCGAAGCGGTTCTCCGGCAAGATCCGGAGAACCTCAAGGCCCTGAAGGGCAGCGGGCAGGTTTACGCCTGGACCGGCAGGCCCGAATCGGCCATCCGATTCCTGAAAACCTACAACCGGCTTTTCCCGGAGGACCATGAAACCCGGTACCTTTTGGGCGAGGTTTATCTGGCCGTGCATCGCGACGCCGAGGCCCAAAAAGAGTTTCGCGCGGCCAAGCGCCTGATCGAAGCCGCCAAAGCCGAAAACGGGACCGCCGCCGGGCCGACCGTTCGGAAAGGGACATGGCCATGA
- a CDS encoding tetratricopeptide repeat protein → MKALPEFRRQRQRWLAGCLALLVLTLGAPVGAVGGFASGTEDPASILDFDERQATLIEARIASHAGKVAEAMVLYRKLRKSFPDDVNIRVEYCTFLLDHRQYALARDELTKLFRDDPTNPQAQRLQARLYWELAQYGWSSALYGRIVEYDPNDAVAWSDYAGARLNNTQWAEALANYSRVLELDPDNREVRRVVYEIHKQYGPRLDVGFDRYDQTDEDTTTDTWSLDWSSYVSEATRLSAKVRRIELSGQEQPVVGSLNEEINDGLLVLTHRFDRRWSATAGIGGYNGASSDTSFLVGGGVTPLPELAIHADYQKNRPWTDPAQAVRHDGAFDRLQLTLDWSDGKRTGLLIRGEDWRYRLDEADPYGRERTVLGILSLRLFPDPEIVVGYSYYRSWFDYERDDYRPLVLVEDQAWHGVFGSFLHRPWDDWTWGVSGGWRYDHIRNLDGWYIQPNFNVFLANRLELFGMYEYSSESTGAVGGESQRFQITARVYY, encoded by the coding sequence ATGAAGGCACTTCCAGAATTTAGGCGACAAAGACAACGCTGGCTGGCAGGCTGCCTGGCATTGCTGGTCTTAACCCTGGGCGCACCTGTAGGGGCCGTGGGGGGCTTTGCTTCGGGCACTGAAGATCCGGCGTCGATCCTGGATTTCGACGAACGACAGGCCACCCTGATCGAGGCCCGCATCGCCAGCCATGCCGGCAAGGTGGCCGAAGCCATGGTTCTATACCGCAAGCTGCGGAAAAGCTTTCCCGATGACGTCAACATCCGCGTCGAGTATTGCACCTTCCTGCTGGATCACCGCCAGTACGCGCTGGCCCGGGACGAGTTGACCAAGCTTTTCCGCGACGATCCGACCAACCCGCAGGCCCAGCGCCTGCAGGCCAGGCTTTACTGGGAGTTGGCCCAATACGGATGGTCGTCCGCACTTTACGGCCGCATCGTGGAATACGACCCCAACGACGCCGTCGCCTGGTCCGATTATGCCGGCGCCCGCCTGAACAATACCCAGTGGGCCGAGGCCCTGGCCAACTACAGCCGGGTGCTGGAATTGGACCCGGACAACCGCGAGGTGCGACGCGTCGTTTACGAGATTCACAAGCAATACGGACCCAGGCTGGATGTGGGTTTCGACCGCTATGACCAGACGGACGAGGATACGACCACCGACACCTGGTCCCTGGACTGGAGCAGCTACGTTTCCGAGGCCACGCGGCTGTCGGCGAAGGTTCGCCGCATCGAACTTTCCGGCCAGGAACAGCCCGTTGTCGGCTCCCTGAACGAGGAAATCAACGACGGGTTGCTGGTGTTGACGCACCGCTTCGACCGGCGCTGGTCGGCGACGGCCGGTATCGGCGGATACAATGGCGCTTCGAGCGACACCAGTTTCCTGGTCGGCGGGGGCGTTACCCCGCTGCCGGAGCTTGCCATCCATGCCGACTACCAGAAAAACCGCCCCTGGACCGACCCGGCGCAGGCCGTCCGGCACGATGGCGCCTTCGACCGGTTGCAACTGACCCTCGACTGGAGCGACGGCAAACGAACCGGTCTGCTGATTCGGGGAGAGGATTGGCGCTACCGCCTGGACGAGGCAGATCCGTACGGCCGCGAGCGAACCGTTCTGGGAATCCTCTCTTTGCGCCTGTTCCCGGACCCGGAAATCGTGGTGGGGTACTCCTATTATCGGTCCTGGTTCGATTACGAAAGGGACGATTACCGGCCCTTGGTTCTCGTGGAAGACCAGGCCTGGCATGGCGTCTTCGGCTCCTTTCTCCATCGCCCCTGGGACGACTGGACCTGGGGGGTGTCCGGCGGGTGGCGCTACGACCATATCCGCAATCTGGACGGCTGGTACATCCAGCCCAATTTCAACGTATTTCTGGCCAATCGACTGGAGCTGTTCGGCATGTACGAATATTCCAGCGAATCCACGGGGGCCGTGGGGGGCGAAAGCCAGCGGTTTCAGATTACGGCCCGCGTTTATTATTAG
- a CDS encoding GAF domain-containing protein: MNATPQSVQSISPTTQSDPTPALLRLPKSEITGVVLGMAVLLAVNFLWFSHNPGFENVCPHPFWLLVLPMAARHGFRAGAGAGLLSGLVLLGLRKLGHPEASWQTLLALSGLIQPLLFVAGGILVGEIREAQKTRYEDLAAEHRQLTENHEDLVQRYEALSRAKQELDTHIISQEHSLTTIYEAAKGLKSLKEEEIFPAVVEILVTFLSAESCAVYLLVEGQLVLTASREPEGDFVRKKEMSVGEGMVAESIVTRRTVSLNALTPSADFAKLADDGIVICVPLFTSDNQVLGVLTIERLPFLKFNPQAVRLASIVGEWCGSAIENARTYKDTRDKNISDDVTGAYTYTYFIKRLQEEFSRARRYGQELSLIVFNIDDFKAIEGGFQKDILTVLSLIFKNRLRGIDLYFHDREESRYFIVLPSTPLDGAKVASRKIFSEILAFKFRPFGDNRTMSIQTGIATLKERMKRPEDLIEEAVHAIKQIQ, from the coding sequence ATGAATGCTACACCTCAATCCGTTCAATCCATTTCACCAACCACGCAAAGCGACCCGACGCCGGCCCTGCTGAGGCTGCCCAAGTCAGAGATCACCGGCGTCGTTCTGGGGATGGCGGTGCTGCTGGCCGTCAATTTTCTGTGGTTTTCCCATAATCCGGGGTTTGAAAATGTCTGCCCCCATCCCTTCTGGCTGCTGGTGCTGCCCATGGCCGCCCGGCATGGGTTCCGGGCCGGCGCCGGCGCCGGTCTTCTATCCGGCCTGGTCCTTCTGGGCCTGCGCAAGCTGGGGCATCCGGAGGCTTCATGGCAGACCCTGCTGGCGTTATCCGGCCTGATCCAGCCGCTTTTGTTCGTTGCCGGCGGGATCCTGGTGGGCGAAATCCGGGAGGCCCAGAAAACGCGTTACGAAGACCTGGCCGCCGAACATCGGCAATTAACCGAAAACCACGAGGATCTCGTTCAACGGTACGAGGCCCTGAGCCGCGCCAAGCAGGAACTGGACACGCATATCATCTCCCAAGAGCATTCCCTGACCACGATCTATGAAGCGGCCAAGGGGCTCAAATCCTTGAAAGAGGAGGAGATCTTCCCGGCGGTGGTGGAAATATTGGTCACCTTTCTGTCGGCCGAATCCTGCGCCGTGTACCTGCTGGTCGAAGGCCAACTGGTGCTGACCGCCAGCCGGGAGCCCGAAGGCGATTTTGTCCGGAAAAAGGAAATGTCCGTGGGTGAAGGCATGGTGGCGGAGTCGATCGTCACCCGCCGGACCGTATCCTTGAACGCCCTCACGCCATCGGCGGATTTCGCCAAGCTGGCCGACGACGGCATCGTGATCTGCGTGCCCCTGTTCACCAGCGACAATCAGGTGCTGGGCGTGCTCACCATCGAGCGCCTGCCCTTTCTCAAATTCAACCCCCAGGCCGTCAGACTGGCCTCCATCGTCGGGGAATGGTGCGGTTCGGCCATCGAAAATGCCCGTACCTACAAGGATACGCGGGATAAGAATATTTCCGATGATGTTACCGGCGCATACACCTACACGTATTTTATCAAAAGGCTGCAAGAGGAGTTCTCGCGGGCCCGGCGCTACGGCCAGGAATTGAGCCTGATCGTATTCAATATCGACGACTTCAAGGCCATCGAGGGCGGATTCCAGAAGGATATTCTCACCGTGCTCAGCCTGATCTTCAAAAACCGGCTGCGCGGCATCGATCTGTATTTTCACGACCGGGAGGAATCGCGTTATTTCATCGTTCTGCCCAGCACGCCGTTGGATGGCGCCAAGGTGGCCAGCCGGAAGATATTCAGCGAGATCCTGGCATTCAAGTTCCGTCCGTTCGGGGACAACCGGACCATGTCCATCCAAACCGGAATCGCCACCTTGAAAGAGAGGATGAAACGCCCCGAGGATCTCATCGAAGAGGCCGTTCATGCAATCAAACAAATTCAATAA
- a CDS encoding HEAT repeat domain-containing protein → MQSNKFNNGTPRGESLRTVLAWTGAVLLDGVAVCLVVSIASGAGRWVWIAATACHFGAAGVLLAFGFSRREAATRDRYRARLYGFLVLFLPVMGLVGSLILQLACERWICAHGLVEDFQEETAHRVIEPPRLDLQKDLTTYFDEELAVQPAMDILAGFDDDLKRGAIDTLRRIGTPEAVTVLKKCLSDKSTEVRHNAHTALTRLDETFVAAIKTAKKRLDTGVSETAGRLRYAKKCLDYAKSGLLDESTRRHYLLMARDSFLAVRGADMAAETERILNLGHLEIQLGGFDQAVAHFQSVLDKDPGNVKAMIGLAEAHYTHGDGKGLQTVAHRMQSARTTSAESASDGILLHFWATSPKGT, encoded by the coding sequence ATGCAATCAAACAAATTCAATAACGGAACCCCGCGCGGGGAATCCCTGCGTACGGTCCTTGCCTGGACGGGCGCCGTGCTGCTCGATGGTGTTGCCGTTTGCCTGGTCGTCAGCATCGCGTCCGGCGCCGGCCGATGGGTGTGGATTGCTGCGACGGCCTGCCATTTCGGGGCCGCCGGGGTTCTTCTGGCCTTTGGATTCAGCCGGCGGGAAGCCGCGACCAGGGATCGATACCGCGCGCGGTTGTACGGTTTTCTGGTGCTGTTTTTGCCTGTCATGGGGCTTGTCGGCAGCCTGATTCTGCAACTGGCATGCGAACGGTGGATCTGCGCCCACGGATTGGTGGAGGATTTCCAGGAAGAAACCGCCCATCGGGTGATCGAGCCCCCGCGCCTGGACCTTCAAAAGGATCTTACGACCTATTTCGACGAAGAGCTGGCCGTCCAGCCGGCCATGGACATCCTGGCGGGCTTCGACGACGACCTGAAACGCGGGGCCATCGATACCCTGCGGCGCATCGGCACGCCCGAGGCGGTCACGGTGTTAAAGAAATGTCTCTCCGACAAGAGTACCGAAGTGCGCCATAATGCCCACACCGCCCTGACCCGGTTGGACGAGACGTTTGTCGCCGCCATCAAAACCGCGAAGAAGCGGCTGGATACCGGCGTTTCCGAGACAGCCGGCCGGCTGCGCTATGCCAAAAAGTGCCTCGACTATGCCAAAAGCGGCCTGCTGGACGAGTCCACCCGCCGCCATTACCTGTTGATGGCCCGGGATTCGTTTTTGGCGGTCCGGGGTGCCGATATGGCGGCGGAAACGGAGCGGATCCTGAATCTGGGCCACCTGGAAATCCAACTGGGCGGATTCGACCAGGCTGTGGCCCACTTTCAATCCGTACTGGACAAAGATCCCGGAAACGTCAAGGCCATGATCGGCCTGGCCGAAGCGCACTACACCCATGGCGACGGCAAGGGCCTGCAAACCGTCGCCCATAGGATGCAAAGCGCCCGTACCACCAGCGCGGAGTCGGCCAGCGACGGCATCCTGCTGCACTTCTGGGCAACTTCTCCAAAAGGAACCTGA
- the pelF gene encoding GT4 family glycosyltransferase PelF yields the protein MPPTEPYDVCLILEGTYPYVSGGVSTWVHNLIRALPEIRFCAVSIFPTPKETAEIKYELPDNFHLEHIAYIHEYNLESEGNKKRRERRRIVDTIVDFHQHIGEGEGDRFGAVVDLFQHLGKSGLTIRDLVHGKEAWSFLVDQYQGNQNTVSFIDYFWTYRFTHLPLFNLLRAPIPRARVYHTISTGFAGMLAAMAKHIYRRPMLLTEHGIYTKERKIEIAQAEWIYVADGERVRVQKDVNAFQKLWINMFEGLGRMAYNMADRIFTLYTGNRKLEIAEGADPHKIDIIPNGIDVERFKDLKPEVFDETEKTKKAFTVAFVGRVVAIKDVKTFVRACKIASLQMPGLIFLVLGPTDEDPDYYRECKDMVQLLRLEERLSFTGRIDVMEYYRKIDLLVLTSISEAQPLVILEANCAGIPVVASDVGSCRELIEGRTHNDRLIGPSGIVTPVADPAGTAKGIVSILSDPDQRMQMAAAGRRRVRKYYREKDLNRKYYNIYKHYMQQEDR from the coding sequence ATGCCGCCAACCGAGCCATACGATGTCTGCCTGATTCTGGAAGGGACCTACCCCTACGTGTCCGGCGGTGTCAGCACCTGGGTGCATAACCTGATCCGGGCCCTGCCGGAGATCCGTTTCTGCGCGGTATCCATTTTTCCGACCCCCAAGGAGACCGCGGAAATCAAATACGAGCTGCCGGACAATTTCCACCTGGAACACATTGCCTACATTCACGAATACAACCTGGAGTCCGAAGGCAACAAAAAGCGCCGGGAGCGCCGCCGGATCGTGGATACGATCGTCGATTTTCATCAGCACATCGGCGAAGGCGAAGGCGACCGCTTCGGGGCGGTCGTGGACCTGTTTCAGCATCTCGGGAAAAGCGGCCTGACCATTCGCGACCTGGTCCACGGCAAGGAGGCCTGGTCTTTTCTGGTGGATCAGTACCAGGGCAACCAGAACACGGTTTCGTTTATCGACTACTTCTGGACTTACCGCTTCACCCATCTGCCTCTGTTCAACCTGCTGCGCGCACCGATTCCGCGCGCCAGGGTGTACCACACCATCTCCACGGGATTCGCGGGCATGCTCGCCGCCATGGCCAAGCATATCTACCGGCGCCCCATGCTGCTCACGGAGCACGGCATCTATACCAAGGAGCGCAAGATCGAGATCGCCCAGGCCGAATGGATCTACGTGGCCGACGGCGAACGGGTGCGGGTGCAAAAGGATGTGAATGCCTTTCAAAAGCTGTGGATCAATATGTTCGAAGGACTGGGGCGTATGGCCTACAACATGGCCGACCGCATCTTCACCCTTTACACGGGCAACCGCAAACTGGAAATCGCCGAGGGCGCCGATCCTCACAAAATCGATATCATCCCCAACGGCATCGACGTCGAGCGCTTTAAAGACCTGAAGCCGGAGGTGTTCGACGAGACCGAGAAAACCAAAAAAGCGTTCACGGTGGCCTTCGTGGGCCGGGTGGTGGCCATCAAGGACGTCAAGACTTTTGTAAGGGCCTGCAAAATCGCCTCCCTGCAGATGCCTGGCCTGATATTCCTGGTCCTGGGGCCGACGGACGAAGACCCGGACTACTACCGGGAATGCAAGGACATGGTGCAGCTTCTGCGCCTGGAGGAACGCCTCTCCTTCACCGGCCGCATCGACGTCATGGAATACTACCGCAAAATCGATCTGCTGGTCCTGACCAGCATCAGCGAGGCACAGCCCCTGGTGATCCTGGAGGCCAATTGCGCGGGCATTCCCGTGGTGGCCTCCGACGTGGGATCGTGCCGGGAGTTGATCGAAGGCCGCACCCACAACGACCGCTTGATCGGCCCCTCCGGCATCGTCACCCCGGTGGCCGACCCGGCCGGCACGGCCAAGGGCATCGTCAGCATCCTGTCCGACCCCGACCAGAGGATGCAAATGGCCGCGGCCGGCCGTCGGCGGGTGAGAAAATATTACCGGGAGAAAGATCTGAACCGGAAATATTACAACATCTATAAACACTACATGCAGCAAGAGGATCGATAA